In the genome of Halapricum salinum, one region contains:
- a CDS encoding phosphatase PAP2 family protein yields MVVLSSLATTCALCIDRKRFRREFASLDETLYEVFPYLAVIGTVLMFKGVVHEPSVQFSRALNWDITAEIYAIEGLFVAYVQDLTPEVLVPVFSGFYMFGFTYLLIAPILVYFLTSTVRPLKELLVAYSLNYLVGITFYTLFVAYGPRLYLGSRVEGSMYALFPETQTLTQAVSANTNVFPSLHASLSIIVLLFAWQTRDRHSRWLAIASVVATSVVLSTMILGIHWLTDVVAGVVLAVVCVLGADRIVSAIDGGEHRSAFDHETDGATSTRSDD; encoded by the coding sequence GTGGTGGTCCTCTCGAGTCTCGCGACCACCTGTGCCCTCTGCATCGACCGCAAGCGTTTCCGTCGTGAGTTCGCGTCGCTCGACGAGACGCTATACGAGGTGTTTCCCTACCTCGCAGTCATCGGGACCGTCCTCATGTTCAAAGGCGTCGTCCACGAGCCCAGCGTCCAGTTCTCGCGGGCACTGAACTGGGATATCACGGCTGAGATATACGCCATCGAAGGGCTGTTCGTCGCATACGTACAGGACCTGACACCCGAGGTACTCGTCCCTGTGTTCTCGGGGTTCTACATGTTCGGGTTCACGTACCTGTTGATCGCCCCGATTCTCGTGTACTTCCTCACATCGACGGTGCGCCCCCTGAAGGAACTGCTCGTCGCCTACTCCCTGAATTATCTCGTCGGGATCACGTTCTACACCCTCTTTGTGGCCTATGGACCTCGTCTTTACCTCGGTTCCCGCGTAGAGGGGTCGATGTATGCCCTGTTCCCCGAGACGCAGACCCTGACGCAGGCAGTCTCGGCAAATACGAACGTGTTCCCGTCGCTACATGCGTCACTGTCGATTATCGTCCTGTTGTTCGCCTGGCAGACACGCGACCGACACTCCAGGTGGCTCGCCATCGCGTCGGTCGTCGCGACCAGCGTCGTCCTCTCGACGATGATCCTCGGGATTCACTGGCTCACGGACGTCGTGGCGGGCGTCGTACTGGCGGTCGTGTGCGTCCTCGGAGCCGATCGGATCGTCTCCGCCATCGATGGCGGAGAACACCGGTCCGCATTCGATCACGAAACCGATGGGGCGACTTCGACGCGCTCGGACGACTAG